A window of Coleofasciculus sp. FACHB-1120 genomic DNA:
TGTTTGACAATGAATATGATTTAGCCCTGGCTGTGATGGAGGGCATGGAATCACGAAGTGAACAAGGTGGGTATACGATGGAGCGTTTTAGGTTTAAATCATCCTAGCTACTTATGCGTAAACTCGACCGTTGAGATAATAGTCTCGCGTACCCTTAGCGTTGATGGCTTCTCCCAATCGATTTAAAGCATGGACGTAAGCCGCTGTTCGCATCGGAATCGCTAGTTCCTGAGAAATTGACCAAATTTTCTCAGTTTCTTCGACCATTTTTTCCATTAAACGTTGATTGACTTCTTTGAGTGTCCAATAAAGTCCGCTACGATTTTGTACCCATTCAAAGTAGCTGACTGTAACGCCGCCCGCATTGACTAAAATATCGGGAAAGACGTAAATTCCCCTTTCTTCCAAAATTCTGTCAGCGGCTGAACTAACCGGGCCGTTAGCAACTTCAAAGATATATTTTGCTTTGATATCCTTGACATTCGCCTCATTAATTTGATTTTCTAAGGCGGCGGGAATCAGGACATCCACATCTAAAGCTAAAAGTTCCTCATTGCTGATGACTTCGTGTTCATCCATGTGGCAAACGGTGTCTTGGCAGTAGAGGGCTTTAATACCTTTGCTGGAGACTTTATATTGCCGAATACTGGGAATATCTAAACCTTTTTTGGAATAGACACCACCTTGGGAATCGCTAACCGCAACAACTTTATATCCGGCTTTGTAGAGTAATTCTGCTATCTCTGCACCAGCATTCCCAAATCCTTGAACGGCTACGGTTGTCTCTGGAGGGAGTCGATCGACTTTGCTCATGATGCTTTCAATCACAAAGAAAGCACCCATGGCGGTAGCAGTATCTCTGCCTAAACTACCCCCCATTGTTAACGGTTTGCCAGTGACAACGGCTGGGGTAATTTGACGGCGGATAATACTGTATTGATCCATCATCCAACCCATAATCATGGGATTGGTGTATACGTCGGGTGCTGGAATATCCACGTCAGGGCCAATAAAGTCTGCGATCGCATCCACATATCCTCGACTCAGCCGTTCTAACTCCATCTTCGAGAGTTCTTTCGGATTCAGCGTAATTCCCCCTTTTGCCCCACCAAACGGTAAATTTAATACCGCACACTTAAAGGTCATCCAAAAGGCTAAGGATTGCACTTCATCCATTGAAACATTGGGGTGATAGCGCACCCCTCCTTTAGTCGGACCTCTGGTGTCATCGTAACGGACACGATAGCCCTGAAAAATTCTCAAAGTGCCGTTATCCATCCGGACAGGAATTGAAACAGCTAAACTGGCTTTTGGATATTTTAAGTGTTCGGCTGCATCGTCGGAAATAGAAACAAATTTTAGGGCTTGTTCTAATCTTTGGCTAGCATCAGCAAATAATGAGTCTGACATCCCACGATTCCTCCTGTTGCGCGATCAAGCTGGTATGCAAATACAAATTTCAATGTAAGAGAAGCAGAACTGTGTAAATTAAAGTGACCTTTAGGGCTGGAAGGGGATAATTTTCAGTAGTCTTTAGTCCCTGATGTGTTTCCATTTCACTTTTGCGAAGCTACAAATTAGAGCGCTCTAATCTATTAAAAAAAGAGAGAAGAAGCTAAAATGTCCCGGTGAAAAAAGTGAACTGTATGATGCATAACAATTACCCATTACAAACCCTACAAGTAATGTTTAATTACATCACCTGCTTCAGTAGATTCTCGCAATAGAAAACGATTGCTTTGGCTAGGGTTGTTAATTAAGTAGGCAAAAACCACATCCCCTCTAAACCCATTTTTCAATCGGTAATCTTGCGAGTAGCTCATCGTCGAGTTTCTCTGCAAAGTGAGGATTTTTTGTTTATTTTTACCGACTTAATAAGTGTGCGCGTCGTGTGCGCTTAGCACGTATTGCAATTAATTTTCTTTCTTGGAAGACGCTTAACTTTCCCTACCAACATTAAAACACAAAAAAAACTGTATTATATGTAACATTTTAAGAATAAGCGACACAATTCCGGTTTAAGTGGAGTTTGGGACAGCGGATGAGGGGGGATGACCCATCAGCGCAGTCCTTACTTATGAAATATCTTGGAAATTAGTGGCAACCTCTCTATAGCAGTGTGAAACTGTAAACAGAGGAAACCTTCTCATTTGTCCTGATGTCAAGCAATCAGTTCTTGTGTCGGCTGAATTCTTATGATTGAAATCTTAGCCGCACTCTCTGCGTCTGCGGCGGCAGGGATGAGGGTAGCTCTGCCCTTACTGGTCATTGGTCTACTGCACAGTACCAATCTCTGGTCAAGCGTGCCCCTACTGTCGCGCTTTCCTCCTCCTGTCGTTTTAGGAGTGCTAACCAGCTGGTCGTTATTTGAGCTGTTCGCCTCAAAAAAGCTGTTGGGTCAGCGCGTATTGCAACTGATCCAGCTAGCTTTCAGCCCGATTGTCGGAGCGATTATGGGCGTTGCCGTTGCCCAAATCACTGGCGCTTCCACTGGGCTTCTCTGGATAGTTGCCGTGGTAGGCAGCTTATTAGCGTTCGTCCTCCAGCTAGTTCAGGTCGGCTGGTTCTACCGCTTGCGGCGTCTACCGCTGTGGGTCGTCTTTTTGCAAGATGTTCTGTGCGTTGTCTTGGTCGTCTTCGCTTTTGATGCGCCCAAGCATGGAGGACTCATCGCCTTAATTTTGTTGTGGCTGGCTATTCGCAGCTCTAAGGAATGGTATCGCTGGTATCGAGGACACAAACGCTCTAGAGCCAACTATCAGCAACCCGACTGAAGGAAGACAAAAGTAAAAAGGCTCTTGTACAAAACAAAGGATTGTTTGTAGTTTTGCTTTTTTACTTTTTAATTTTTACATGAGTCCGACAAAGTGTAGAGGCCCGCGACCGCTAATTAACTCGATTACCAAGGCAAGAAAGCCCAGCATTGCCAGACGCCCGTTCCAGACTTCTGCTGCTGTGGTCATGCCCCATTCCCAGCGCTCTTGAGGATACATTTTGACTTTCTTCTTGAGCTGTGTGACTTGGGATAACTTCAGGCTGGGGGCGTCGAGAGCATCAATCACCAAAGTCGCCATTGCTTCAATAAAGCGGGGATGTGTATCTAATGCTGGCACGCGGCGGAAGTCGTGGATGCCAGATTCTTCTGCCAGTTCGCGGTACTCGACGTCAATTTCTTGTAAGGTTTCGATATGCTCGGAGACAAAGCTAATCGGTACAACTAACAAATGTTCGACTCCCTTGGCTCCTAGTTCTTTTAGGGCGTCTTCGGTGTAGGGTTTAAGCCACTCAACTGGCCCGACTCGACTTTGATAAGCCAGGGTGTGGGGATTAGGTCGATTGAGGGTCTGCATAATTAGAGCAGTACAGTCCTCAATTTCTTTTTGGTAGGGATCTCCGGCTTCTTCAACGTAGCTGACGGGAACGCCGTGAGCGCTAAAAAAGAGATGAACTTGGTCGGGATTGGGAAATTGGTTGAGTTCTTGGGTAATCAACTCAGCCATTGCTTGCAGGTAGCTGGGTTGCTGATACCAGGAAGGAATGACGGTGTATTCAATTCGGCTAAGTGCTGGGTCTTCCTGCCATAGTCTTTCTAAAAGGCGGAAGCTGGAACCGCTGGTGCTGATAGAAAACTGGGGATAGAGGGGGAGAATTACCAGGTGTTCTATGGCGTCGCGTTTGATGCGAGCGATCGCTTCTTCTGTAAAGGGATACCAGTAACGCATCCCGATGTAAATATTCGCTTCTTGTCCTTGTTGCTGCAATTTTGCCTCAAGCGCTTCTGCTTGGGCTTCTGTAATCCGCCGCAGTGGGGAGCCACCCCCGATTACCTGATAGTTTTCTTGCGATTTCTTGGTTCTTAAGGTGGAAATCAGCCACGCTAAGGGTTTCTGTAGCCCAGAAAAGGGTATGCGAATAATCTCTGGGTCGGAAAACAGATTAAACAGAAAAGGTCCAACATCCTCTAAATCATCCGGCCCACCCAGATTTAGTAGCAAAACTCCTACACGACCCATAGCGGTTACAGTTTCCAAATCTTTCATTTTCGTTACTGATTTTAACAATAATATTCTTTTAAAGGTTCGGGTCTGCAATAAGAGATACAGATTTTAACTAGGAGTGGAGTAGTGGCTACTATTTTAAGGACTTGGAGTTATCAACACCAATGGCTGTATGATGCGATCGCTCGTTTAGCTGCTGTGAGTGTAGGCGGGGAAGCAAGATTTCGTCAACTGGCTTTGCAAGGGTTAACGATCGATTCAGAAACCAAAGTGTTAGACCTCTGTTGTGGCAGCGGTCAGGCAACCCAAGTCTTGGTGAAATATTCCGAAGATGTCACGGGTCTAGATATCTCTCCCGTATCCCTGGAACGGGCGCAGCGGAA
This region includes:
- a CDS encoding Glu/Leu/Phe/Val dehydrogenase, with product MSDSLFADASQRLEQALKFVSISDDAAEHLKYPKASLAVSIPVRMDNGTLRIFQGYRVRYDDTRGPTKGGVRYHPNVSMDEVQSLAFWMTFKCAVLNLPFGGAKGGITLNPKELSKMELERLSRGYVDAIADFIGPDVDIPAPDVYTNPMIMGWMMDQYSIIRRQITPAVVTGKPLTMGGSLGRDTATAMGAFFVIESIMSKVDRLPPETTVAVQGFGNAGAEIAELLYKAGYKVVAVSDSQGGVYSKKGLDIPSIRQYKVSSKGIKALYCQDTVCHMDEHEVISNEELLALDVDVLIPAALENQINEANVKDIKAKYIFEVANGPVSSAADRILEERGIYVFPDILVNAGGVTVSYFEWVQNRSGLYWTLKEVNQRLMEKMVEETEKIWSISQELAIPMRTAAYVHALNRLGEAINAKGTRDYYLNGRVYA
- a CDS encoding DUF4126 domain-containing protein; the encoded protein is MIEILAALSASAAAGMRVALPLLVIGLLHSTNLWSSVPLLSRFPPPVVLGVLTSWSLFELFASKKLLGQRVLQLIQLAFSPIVGAIMGVAVAQITGASTGLLWIVAVVGSLLAFVLQLVQVGWFYRLRRLPLWVVFLQDVLCVVLVVFAFDAPKHGGLIALILLWLAIRSSKEWYRWYRGHKRSRANYQQPD
- the hemH gene encoding ferrochelatase encodes the protein MGRVGVLLLNLGGPDDLEDVGPFLFNLFSDPEIIRIPFSGLQKPLAWLISTLRTKKSQENYQVIGGGSPLRRITEAQAEALEAKLQQQGQEANIYIGMRYWYPFTEEAIARIKRDAIEHLVILPLYPQFSISTSGSSFRLLERLWQEDPALSRIEYTVIPSWYQQPSYLQAMAELITQELNQFPNPDQVHLFFSAHGVPVSYVEEAGDPYQKEIEDCTALIMQTLNRPNPHTLAYQSRVGPVEWLKPYTEDALKELGAKGVEHLLVVPISFVSEHIETLQEIDVEYRELAEESGIHDFRRVPALDTHPRFIEAMATLVIDALDAPSLKLSQVTQLKKKVKMYPQERWEWGMTTAAEVWNGRLAMLGFLALVIELISGRGPLHFVGLM